The following proteins are co-located in the Streptomyces sp. NBC_00435 genome:
- a CDS encoding xanthine dehydrogenase family protein molybdopterin-binding subunit, protein MTAVTGESPVQEAPVQEAPAQEVAAPEAAAPLAGNGVLGQPLDSREDPQLLRGEATYVGDIDLPGTAHMAILGSPVAHAKILSIDTKAAEQLPGVLKVATAADFTDVMPLPCIWIPGGVESHFPPHPYGLPGARPVLTGDAVRHVGDPIAVVVAETPRQAAAALAAISVEYEPLPVVTLAEEALKEGAPQLHEAVPGNLNAYWTCGDKDRTDAAIASAEVTVELDLVNQRTINSPIEPRGAVGDYNAATGEYTLYASTQGPHNHRFLLAALVLGIPFNKLRVVAPTVGGSFGTKGYLYPDMPLVLLLSKALGRPVKWVDTRTGLMNSTVQGRDHRQHVTLAGTRDGRITAVRATSYANLGAYPSTIGPGVATALMGRSISGMYDIDAAFCEVYAAFTNTVSLGAQRGSGRAEAAFLMERLVDRYASEIGMDPAAVRRKNLVPKEKFPYDNGLGWTYDSGDYQLNFDRAIELSDYAGMPARKTEARTRGKRLGVGIASYVAICGVGPSTRMSKEGMLGGTWESANIRVHPTGEVTVTVGSASTGQSHGTVFAQVAADELGIDPDQVQVYEGDTLKAPYGQGTYGSRSYSMAAPAVALTARKIKSKLVKAGAVFLGIAEDKVVYAGGKVYEEGNEENTKTFAELAMAMWYGWGLPPEIEPALDETTHFDPPDFNYPFGTHVAVVEIDELTGETEVVAYTAVDDAGNIGNPKVVLGQIEGSILHGLGQALMEVAEYDDNGLLVSRDLNHYALPRAFDAPFFTLDKTTTPSPHNPLGAKGAGEIATVPPAAAVVNAVVDALSDLGVQHIDMPVTPEKVWRRLRGESQ, encoded by the coding sequence ATGACCGCAGTCACGGGGGAGTCCCCGGTGCAGGAGGCGCCGGTTCAGGAAGCGCCCGCCCAGGAGGTGGCGGCCCCGGAGGCGGCGGCCCCGCTCGCCGGCAACGGTGTCCTCGGGCAGCCGCTGGACAGCCGCGAGGATCCGCAGCTGCTGCGCGGCGAGGCCACGTACGTGGGCGACATCGACCTGCCGGGCACCGCCCACATGGCGATCCTCGGCAGCCCGGTGGCCCACGCGAAGATCCTCTCCATCGACACGAAGGCCGCCGAGCAGCTGCCGGGCGTGCTGAAGGTGGCCACCGCCGCCGACTTCACCGACGTCATGCCGCTGCCCTGCATCTGGATACCCGGCGGGGTCGAGAGCCACTTCCCGCCCCACCCCTACGGACTTCCCGGCGCCCGCCCGGTGCTGACCGGGGACGCCGTGCGCCACGTCGGCGACCCCATCGCCGTGGTCGTCGCCGAGACCCCGCGCCAGGCCGCCGCCGCCCTGGCCGCCATCTCCGTCGAGTACGAGCCGCTGCCCGTGGTCACCCTGGCCGAGGAGGCCCTCAAGGAGGGCGCTCCCCAGCTGCACGAGGCCGTCCCCGGCAACCTGAACGCGTACTGGACCTGCGGCGACAAGGACCGCACCGACGCGGCCATCGCCTCGGCCGAGGTCACCGTCGAGCTCGATCTCGTCAACCAGCGCACCATCAACAGTCCCATCGAGCCGCGCGGCGCGGTCGGCGACTACAACGCCGCCACCGGCGAGTACACGCTGTACGCCTCCACCCAGGGCCCGCACAACCACCGCTTCCTGCTCGCCGCCCTGGTCCTCGGGATCCCCTTCAACAAGCTCCGCGTCGTCGCCCCGACCGTCGGCGGCAGTTTCGGCACCAAGGGGTACCTGTACCCCGACATGCCGCTGGTCCTGCTGCTCTCCAAGGCGCTCGGCCGGCCCGTGAAATGGGTCGACACCCGGACCGGACTGATGAACTCCACCGTCCAGGGCCGCGACCACCGCCAGCACGTCACCCTGGCCGGCACCCGGGACGGCCGGATCACCGCCGTCCGCGCCACCAGCTACGCCAACCTCGGCGCGTACCCCTCCACCATCGGCCCCGGCGTGGCCACCGCCCTCATGGGCCGTTCCATCAGCGGGATGTACGACATCGACGCCGCCTTCTGCGAGGTCTACGCCGCCTTCACCAACACCGTCTCGCTCGGCGCCCAGCGCGGCAGTGGGCGCGCCGAGGCCGCCTTCCTGATGGAGCGCCTGGTCGACCGGTACGCCTCCGAGATCGGCATGGACCCGGCGGCGGTGCGCCGCAAGAACCTGGTGCCGAAGGAGAAGTTCCCGTACGACAACGGTCTCGGCTGGACCTACGACTCGGGCGACTACCAGCTCAACTTCGACCGGGCCATCGAGCTCTCGGACTACGCCGGCATGCCCGCCCGCAAGACCGAGGCGCGTACCCGGGGCAAGCGGCTCGGCGTCGGCATCGCCTCCTACGTCGCGATCTGCGGTGTCGGCCCCTCCACCCGGATGTCCAAGGAGGGCATGCTCGGCGGCACCTGGGAGAGCGCGAACATCCGCGTCCACCCGACCGGCGAGGTCACCGTCACCGTCGGCTCCGCCTCCACCGGCCAGAGCCACGGCACCGTCTTCGCGCAGGTCGCGGCCGACGAGCTCGGCATCGACCCGGACCAGGTCCAGGTGTACGAGGGGGACACGCTCAAGGCCCCTTACGGGCAGGGCACCTACGGTTCGCGCTCCTACAGCATGGCCGCGCCGGCCGTCGCCCTCACCGCCCGGAAGATCAAGAGCAAGCTGGTCAAGGCCGGGGCCGTGTTCCTGGGCATCGCCGAGGACAAGGTGGTCTACGCGGGCGGCAAGGTCTACGAAGAGGGCAACGAGGAGAACACCAAGACCTTCGCCGAACTGGCGATGGCCATGTGGTACGGCTGGGGACTGCCCCCCGAGATCGAGCCGGCCCTCGACGAGACCACCCACTTCGACCCGCCGGACTTCAACTATCCCTTCGGGACGCACGTGGCGGTCGTCGAGATCGACGAACTGACCGGCGAGACCGAGGTGGTGGCCTACACCGCCGTCGACGACGCGGGCAACATCGGCAACCCGAAGGTGGTCCTCGGCCAGATCGAGGGCAGCATCCTGCACGGCCTCGGCCAGGCCCTGATGGAAGTCGCCGAGTACGACGACAACGGGCTCCTGGTCAGCCGCGACCTGAACCACTACGCCCTGCCGCGGGCCTTCGACGCGCCCTTCTTCACCCTCGACAAGACCACCACGCCCTCCCCGCACAACCCGCTCGGCGCCAAGGGCGCGGGCGAGATCGCCACCGTGCCGCCCGCCGCGGCCGTGGTCAACGCCGTCGTCGACGCCCTGTCCGACCTGGGCGTCCAGCACATCGACATGCCCGTCACCCCCGAGAAGGTCTGGCGCCGCCTGAGAGGGGAATCCCAGTGA
- a CDS encoding (2Fe-2S)-binding protein encodes MDLSLNVNGRPEQFAAQPNELLVERLRDGLGLTGTKVGCDTGQCGTCVVQLDGRSVKSCLILTAAAAGSEVTTIEGVTTPGGELTGLQEALRQEHGTQCGFCTPGMVMALGELVGNTADREAPTEPEIREWLTGNLCRCTGYHSVVRGVQRACSAAREKAPAEPATTAASGQEGSGR; translated from the coding sequence ATGGATCTCTCACTGAACGTCAACGGAAGACCTGAGCAGTTCGCGGCCCAGCCGAACGAACTGCTCGTGGAACGGCTCCGCGACGGCCTCGGACTGACCGGTACCAAGGTCGGCTGCGACACCGGCCAGTGCGGGACCTGCGTCGTCCAGCTCGACGGCCGGTCGGTCAAGAGCTGCCTGATCCTCACCGCCGCGGCCGCCGGCTCCGAGGTGACCACCATCGAGGGCGTCACCACTCCCGGCGGGGAGCTGACCGGCCTCCAGGAAGCCCTGCGCCAGGAGCACGGCACCCAGTGCGGCTTCTGCACCCCCGGCATGGTCATGGCGCTCGGCGAACTCGTAGGGAACACCGCCGACCGCGAAGCGCCCACCGAGCCCGAGATCCGCGAGTGGCTCACCGGCAACCTGTGCCGCTGCACGGGCTACCACAGCGTCGTACGAGGGGTGCAGCGCGCCTGCTCCGCGGCCCGCGAGAAGGCACCCGCGGAGCCGGCCACCACCGCCGCGTCCGGACAGGAGGGGTCAGGGAGATGA
- a CDS encoding NADPH-dependent F420 reductase, translating to MRIGIIGTGRIGSTLARILVAADHQVVLANARGPRSLASLVAELGPAASAAHPAEAAARSEVLVLMVPFDKVQGLLPQDSVRETVLVDATNAFSGPGEPRDLGGRGSSELVAEWYPNTRTVKSLNTMHFETLAVAGTSEGPRLAHFTAGDDGKAKEIVAGIIADLGFASVDTGPLHSGGILQQPGGPLFNRPLTEAQALAWISH from the coding sequence ATGCGGATCGGCATCATCGGCACCGGCCGGATCGGATCGACCCTGGCCAGGATCCTCGTGGCGGCGGACCACCAGGTCGTGCTCGCCAATGCCCGCGGCCCGCGCAGCCTCGCGTCCCTGGTGGCCGAGCTGGGCCCCGCGGCCTCGGCGGCGCACCCCGCCGAGGCCGCGGCCCGGTCGGAAGTCCTGGTGCTGATGGTGCCGTTCGACAAGGTCCAGGGACTGCTGCCGCAGGACTCCGTACGGGAGACCGTGCTCGTCGACGCCACCAACGCGTTCAGCGGCCCGGGCGAACCCCGGGATCTCGGCGGACGCGGATCCAGCGAACTCGTCGCCGAGTGGTATCCGAACACCCGGACAGTGAAATCCCTCAACACCATGCATTTTGAGACGCTCGCCGTCGCCGGAACTTCCGAGGGCCCGCGTCTGGCCCATTTCACGGCGGGCGACGACGGAAAAGCCAAGGAAATCGTCGCGGGAATCATCGCGGATCTCGGATTCGCCTCCGTCGACACCGGTCCGCTGCACTCCGGGGGAATTCTCCAGCAGCCCGGCGGACCCCTCTTCAACCGGCCGCTCACGGAAGCGCAGGCGCTGGCATGGATCTCTCACTGA
- a CDS encoding aldehyde dehydrogenase family protein encodes MTERALSDQPLANPGKLFIGGTWVSARDGRTEPDISPVDGQEIVPVAQAAAADADAAVAAARRAYEEGPWSRLSAQERALRLNRVGELIERDLEEIAMLETVDMGKPFAFSSTVDAPMAAQLMHYYAGAVTRVDGSSRAPAGGQLAYTLREPLGVVCAITPFNFPLLLSMTKIAPALAAGNTVVHKPSPATPLTALKIAELFQEAEIPDGVLNVITGPGVELGETLTGHPGIDKIAFTGSTSVGQAIIRKSAGTLKKVTMELGGKSANIVFADADLDAAEELAFFGIYYNKGEICTAGSRLLLQRPIHDEMVERLVTRAAALKPGDPRDPATLFGPLAHRGQFDKVSSYIEVGEKEGAVLRTGGTGWTPEGASSEGLYFLPTIFTGVDNSMRIAQEEIFGPVLSIIPFDTEEDAVRIANDSAYGLAAGVHTKDLRRAHRVASQIKAGTVWVNCYNQYDPSVPYGGYKASGYGRECGPESLESYTQTKSVWIGMD; translated from the coding sequence ATGACCGAGCGCGCGCTCAGCGACCAGCCCTTGGCCAACCCGGGGAAGCTGTTCATCGGCGGCACCTGGGTCTCGGCCCGGGACGGCCGGACCGAACCCGACATAAGCCCCGTGGACGGCCAGGAGATCGTGCCGGTGGCCCAGGCCGCCGCCGCGGACGCGGACGCGGCCGTCGCCGCCGCCCGCCGGGCGTACGAGGAAGGCCCCTGGAGCAGACTGTCCGCCCAGGAACGCGCGCTGCGGCTGAACCGGGTCGGTGAGCTCATCGAGCGCGACCTGGAGGAGATCGCCATGCTGGAGACGGTGGACATGGGCAAGCCGTTCGCCTTCTCCTCCACGGTCGACGCCCCCATGGCCGCCCAGCTCATGCACTACTACGCCGGCGCCGTGACCCGGGTGGACGGCTCCTCCCGGGCCCCGGCCGGCGGACAGCTCGCCTACACCCTGCGCGAGCCGCTGGGCGTGGTCTGCGCCATCACCCCGTTCAACTTCCCGCTGCTGCTGTCGATGACCAAGATCGCCCCCGCCCTCGCGGCCGGGAACACGGTCGTCCACAAGCCCTCGCCCGCCACCCCGCTGACCGCCCTGAAGATCGCGGAGCTGTTCCAGGAGGCGGAGATCCCGGACGGCGTGCTGAACGTCATCACCGGTCCGGGCGTGGAACTGGGTGAGACCCTCACCGGCCACCCCGGGATCGACAAGATCGCCTTCACCGGCTCCACCTCGGTCGGCCAGGCGATCATCCGGAAATCGGCCGGCACCCTGAAGAAGGTGACGATGGAGCTCGGCGGCAAGTCCGCCAACATCGTCTTCGCCGACGCCGACCTCGACGCAGCCGAGGAGCTCGCCTTCTTCGGCATCTACTACAACAAGGGCGAGATCTGCACGGCCGGCTCGCGGCTGCTCCTCCAGCGCCCGATCCACGACGAGATGGTCGAACGGCTCGTCACCCGGGCAGCCGCACTCAAGCCCGGAGACCCGCGCGACCCGGCCACCCTCTTCGGACCGCTCGCCCACCGCGGCCAGTTCGACAAGGTCAGCTCGTACATCGAGGTCGGCGAGAAGGAAGGCGCCGTCCTGCGCACGGGCGGTACCGGCTGGACCCCCGAAGGGGCCTCGTCCGAAGGCCTGTACTTCCTGCCGACCATCTTCACCGGCGTCGACAACAGCATGCGGATCGCCCAGGAGGAGATCTTCGGACCCGTCCTGTCGATCATCCCCTTCGACACCGAGGAGGACGCCGTACGCATCGCCAACGACAGCGCGTACGGCCTCGCCGCCGGCGTCCACACCAAGGACCTGCGCCGCGCCCACCGCGTCGCCTCGCAGATCAAGGCCGGCACGGTCTGGGTCAATTGCTACAACCAGTACGACCCCTCCGTGCCCTACGGCGGCTACAAGGCCTCCGGCTACGGGCGCGAGTGCGGCCCCGAGTCCCTCGAGAGCTACACCCAGACCAAGTCGGTCTGGATCGGCATGGACTGA
- a CDS encoding type 1 glutamine amidotransferase domain-containing protein, with protein sequence MKILVVMTAKATLHLLDGEQHPSGFWAEEFAVPYTLFKAAGHTVDVATIAGRPPTVDQTSIDPQFLQWVRPQGSKDADTANALEYSRVIENTPALRNPIALETLGEKDIADYDGIYISGGHGAIGDLPKSDELAQILRWAIAQDKPLATVCHGHTALLALRDGEGKWPFEGYRMTAFSHSEELVTNMAGRLPLILEAELTRLGARYEKADLIWDSHVVVDRKLTTGQNPYSSKALAETFLRQLAQG encoded by the coding sequence ATGAAGATTCTCGTCGTCATGACGGCCAAGGCCACGCTTCATCTGCTGGACGGGGAACAGCACCCCTCGGGTTTCTGGGCCGAGGAATTCGCCGTTCCCTACACCCTCTTCAAGGCCGCGGGCCACACCGTGGACGTGGCCACGATCGCAGGCCGGCCACCGACGGTCGACCAGACCAGCATCGACCCGCAGTTCCTGCAGTGGGTCCGCCCCCAGGGCTCCAAGGACGCGGACACGGCGAACGCGCTGGAGTACAGCCGCGTCATCGAGAACACCCCGGCGCTGAGAAACCCGATCGCCCTGGAGACCCTGGGCGAGAAGGACATCGCCGACTACGACGGCATCTACATCAGCGGCGGTCACGGCGCCATCGGCGACCTGCCCAAGTCCGACGAGCTGGCGCAGATCCTGCGCTGGGCCATCGCCCAGGACAAGCCGCTGGCCACGGTCTGCCACGGCCACACCGCGCTGCTGGCCCTGCGCGACGGCGAGGGCAAGTGGCCCTTCGAGGGCTACCGGATGACCGCCTTCTCGCACAGCGAGGAGCTGGTCACCAACATGGCCGGCCGCCTCCCGCTGATCCTGGAGGCCGAACTCACCCGGCTCGGGGCCCGCTACGAGAAGGCCGACCTGATCTGGGATTCGCACGTGGTCGTCGACCGCAAGCTCACCACCGGCCAGAACCCGTACTCCTCCAAGGCCCTCGCCGAGACGTTCTTACGCCAGCTCGCGCAGGGCTAG
- a CDS encoding MinD/ParA family ATP-binding protein has translation MTLTIVVHSYRGGTGKSSVLANLALLIAGAGRRVGVIDTDIQSPTLDLLFRLGPGPSLADYLLGRCEIEAAAQEVATGRGGGGLYVVPARTGTAALRELMTTGYDVGLLPEGFDRLAVHHDLDVLLLDTHAGLNNESVTAMASADVLLIMARADRIDLLGVEETIALTGRLACRRTLVMSMAPEGIDREAARRRAEAVYRTPLAGILPYVPEMAALYGERIFAEAHPDHPLVGEFRTIISALDARDEVSRA, from the coding sequence ATGACCCTGACCATCGTGGTGCACTCGTACCGCGGCGGTACCGGGAAGTCCTCGGTGCTGGCGAACCTGGCCCTGCTCATCGCGGGCGCGGGACGCCGGGTGGGGGTGATCGACACCGACATCCAGTCGCCCACCCTGGACCTGCTCTTCCGGCTCGGCCCCGGCCCCTCGCTCGCCGACTACCTGCTCGGGCGGTGCGAGATCGAGGCCGCCGCCCAGGAGGTCGCCACCGGCCGCGGAGGCGGCGGCCTGTACGTCGTACCGGCCCGGACCGGGACGGCGGCCCTGCGGGAGCTCATGACCACCGGCTACGACGTGGGGCTGCTGCCCGAGGGCTTCGACCGGCTGGCCGTCCACCACGACCTGGACGTCCTGCTGCTCGACACGCACGCCGGGCTGAACAACGAGTCGGTCACCGCCATGGCGAGCGCCGACGTACTCCTGATCATGGCCCGGGCCGACCGGATCGATCTCCTCGGCGTGGAGGAGACCATCGCCCTGACCGGCCGGCTCGCCTGCCGCCGGACCCTGGTGATGAGCATGGCGCCGGAGGGAATCGACCGGGAGGCCGCCCGGCGGCGGGCCGAGGCGGTCTACCGCACCCCCCTGGCCGGAATCCTTCCCTATGTTCCGGAAATGGCCGCCCTCTACGGTGAACGCATATTCGCCGAAGCGCACCCCGACCACCCACTGGTCGGTGAATTCCGCACCATCATCTCGGCGTTGGACGCACGTGACGAAGTATCACGGGCCTGA